AAGAGTAAAATCACGAGAACGACCAGCCTGAACGTCTAGAAGAACTCGACCAAAGAAGTCATCCGATTCATACATATCGGCAAAAGCAACAAAGCCAGGGACAGAGACGTGCAGAACAGACAGGAAGGAATGTCGACGACTCAACGCATCGGCCACACGATTGGATACTCCCGACGTGTGTTTGATAACAAATGTGAACTGCTGCAGGTACGATACCCATGATGCATGACGAGCTGACACTTTGTCTTGACTACTCAGATGTTTTAAGGCGTCGTGGTCGGTAAAGAGAACAAATTCTTTATGAAAAACATAATGTCTCCAGTGTTTGATTGCTTGAATCACCGCATAAAACTCCACATCATAAGTACTATATCGCATACGAGCTCCCGCTAATTTTTCGCTGAAGAAGGCAATTGGTCGGCCACGTTGACTTAAGACAGCACCAATTCCGAGCTTAGAAGCATCATAATGGAGCTCAAAGACTTGAGTAAAATCGGGGAGAGCTAGGACGGGGGCCGAAATCAACTTTGTTTTGATGATCTCGAAAGCTGTAGATGCTTCAGGGGTCCATGAAAAGAGACCATCCCGACGAATGCAATCAGTTAGAGGCGCCATTAAACCACTGAACTGTGGCACAAAACGGCGATAAAACGATGCAAGACCATGAAAACTTCTTGTTGCTGACAATGTAGTTGGAGTAGGTCAAGATTTGATTGCTTCAACTTTGCCTGGATCAACTGCGAGTCCTTGCGCTGAGACAATGTATCCAAGGAAGTTCACTTGTGGAGAACCAAACTCACACTTTTTGAGGGTGGCAAAAAGCTGATCGCGACGAAGAACGTGAAGTACTTCTTTCAGATGGTCAATATGCTCTGATAAGGTCATACTGAAGATCAGAATATCGTCAAAATAAACTACTACGAATTTGCCAATAAATGGTCGTAGAGATTGATTCATGACCCTCATAAAGGTGCTTGGTGCATTGGATAAGCCGAAAGGCATAACCAACCATTCGAAAAGTCCTTCTCGCGTTTTAAAAGCTgtcttccactcatctcctgGACGAATTCgtatctgatgatatccacttcGAAGATCCAGTTTAGAGAAAACCGTCGCAGCACCAATTTGGTCTAAGAGGTCGTCTAGACGTGGTATTGGAAATCTATAGCGCaccgtaattttatttatagcaCGACTGTCAACACACATTCTCCAAGACCCATCCTTCTTTGGAATAAGCAAAGCTGGCACTGCACACGGACTAAGGCTCTCACGCAAATAGCCTTTCGCCACGAGATCCTCAACTTGACGCCTAAGTTCTTCATGTTCGCTGGGACTCATACGATAATGAGCTCTATTGGGAAGAATGGCGTCTGGCACCAGGTCTATCCGATGTTGTATATCGCGAAGAGGTGGAAGTCCTGGTGGCAAGTCATCGGGAAAAACATCACGGAATTCCTGGAGAATATTAGAGAATTCTGGAGGAATTGCAGGAGATGTCGCAGGTGTTTGTGAGTTGATGATAGCAAAGACGATCCCTTCCTCACGAAACGTTTCCTCAAATTGTTTACGTTGGAGAAACAGAACTGGAGACGTTGGGGGCTGGTGTTTTTCCGGTACAGACGGCTGAAGAGTAAAGTTGCGGTTTTGAAACCGAAAACTGTAAGTATTTTTGTAGCCATCATGTAGAATTCGACGATCATATATCCATGGACGACCTAGAAGAAGATGACAAGCATCCATAGGAGCAACGTCGCAATGAATTTGATCTTTGTAGGCATCTCCAACCGAGAAAGTGATTAAGGCACGGCGCGTTATTAATAAATCTGTTTTTTGATCTAACCACGCGAGCTTATATGGATACGGGTGATCCTCTGTTGGTAGTTGAAGCTTAGTGACAGCTTCCTCTGCGATAACGTTCTCACTACTCCCGGAATCAATGATGAACTTGCAAACCTTTCCTCCAATTGTACATTTTGAATGAAAAAGGTTTTTACGCTGTGGATTCTCATCAGGAACACGGGGTGCAAGACAGACGCGTCGTAGCATTAAAGCTGTTCTGGTATCTGCAgtaagcatctccatctcgtCTGGAGTCTCGACAGGTTCTTCATCATAGATTACTTCGACGTCATTACCAGCTGTATCAAGGAGTAGGCCTCGCCGGTTTCTCGTGGGACAGTTAGCCTGTCTGTGACCTATCTCTCCACAAGAGAAACATCGTAGCGAACTTGGTCGAGCTTGGCGATTATCGATGACAGGGACGATGGCTGCGTCTTTTTGGACAGGTACTGTATCTTCTGCCGTAGGTTGTGTTTGATTAGGGCGAGAAGAAAGAGCATTGGTCCAGGAAGAGAAAGATGACTTTGTCCGAGCTTCAATGGTTAAAGCTTGTTGATGAGCTTCAGACAATGTCAACGGATTGAAGAGATTTAGTGTGTGTTGAATTTGTTGCCGTAACCCTGCTGTGAATTGTGCGACTAACTGGCGCTCGGAGTCCTGAATATCCACACGGTTGAGAAGCAAGAAAAATTATGTGGAATAATCAGCCACAGAACGGGTGCCCTGGCGGATGGTATGGAGACGTTGGAACATAAGCTGATCATAATTGTAAGGCAGGAATGTTTTCTTAAGTTTCGACTTAAGCTTATCCCAAGACAAGATTTTAGGTTTTCCGAGACGAGCTCGAGTAGCCTTCAATTGTGACCACCATGGGGCTGCTCGTCCACGAAAGCGCATAGACAGAACAGGAACACATCGTTCCATTGGGACTTGTTTAAACTCGAGAATTTCTTCAACCGTCACTAACCAATCAAGGAGTTCTTCAGCGGAGGCGTTTCCATGAAATTCAGGAATCTCTGTTTTAAACCCTCTTTCCCATGGAACATCTTCTGCTTGAACGTTAGCTGGAGCGACGACACGGTTGTTGCAGAGAGGAGCAAAGGGATTAGCGTCATGGGCTGCTGCGGCTGCGGCAAACAAATTGACGTTTTCATCGTCCTCTTCGTCATCATTGTCGTCTTGTTCTTCATTATTGCGAGCTGGTGGTGGTGGATGTTGAACGTTGAGGTTGTGGATGGCGGCGGTGATAGGTTGCATCTGAGCTTGAAGCTCAGCGATTGCATCACGGGTGATTTCTGCTTCGGTTCGGACTGGTATTCTTCGAGGTCTTGCCATGttgaatggaaaaaaaaattaggagcGTAGCAAAGCTCTGATACTAACCTGGCGCAGCGTATCAACGGTAACTCAGCTCAAATCTAAAGATTTAGATTAAATCTTTAGAGACCTGACTTCTTGAATCGAAGAACTTAATCAAATTCGATACAAGGCTCTCGGATTGATGACATAATCGAATCAATACAAGGCTTTAGAGAAAAACTCTAGTTTATTATCTtccaaaaaactaaatattaaagCCAACTTACAATACCTTATATAGGTCTTAGAGACGGTTTATAATATCCTAATCCTCTTAAAAATAGCAAATCTAAGAAAAGGAAATCatagatagaaaaaaaaatcttaaaaaaaaagccGAAAATAGAAAAGTAGTTGCTTGGTGGTGAAGGTATCATGATGCTGCATAATGAACTCACCAGAATTGGTCTCTATCATTCCGACCTTAGCATAGTAAAAGGCCAGTAGAGAGCGCATGTATagactctaggactttcttatagcCTTGGCCGATCTCTacgatctgaaggaactctttgtttccttcgcccttagtctcaatatgaaagccattcattcgaatgtctttaaagctcaataggcttctcttagagctaggtgaatacaatgcatcagaTATCTCTAGATGCGTACCCTTGGGCAACAGGATGTTAGCCTGGCCGTAGCCCTCTATGAGACTGGCTATACCCGGAATGatactttagagacttcatttgaaaattttcgttcattaataaaataagttcaaagcaatcaaaacatagaaaacataaagcaaagaaCTCGAAAACATAGATgtcgaattcaacttcattattttaaacaatctaaagtttcataatccataagatcgtctcgTTCATGATTggaatcatcttcaccatcttgataagtcatatgagcttcatgattcttccctttcaaactcttttggtagaggtcaacgagatgtttgggagtcctacatgtcttatcccaatgattatccataccacatctatggcacacaaATTTGGTCGAATTTTGTGGCTTGAAAGATGTACCATAGCCTCGGCCATGTCCACGGCTTCCATAGGAGCCACGGCCATATGAGTTGCCTTGGCCTCGACCAAACGAGTTTTGGTCTCGACCACCacgtccatgccattttccacgACCACGGTTGTGTTGGCTATCACTCTGGACATGGTTCGACTCTTTCTTAGCCTCTACGGTCGCATGTGCCTCATGTAATGGGTttgttccaggaggtctcaattcactgtttctcatcaatagttcattgttctgctcagcgagcaagagacaagagatcagattagcataagttatgaagcccttctcacggtactgttgttgtaacaacacattgcttgtgtggaaggtggaaaaggttttctcaagcatatccttatctgttatatcctcaccacacagtttcaattttgaaactattttaaacagggcctagttatactcgtccacagacttgaagtcctggattctgagattcctccaatcatacatagcctttggtaataacaccgttctctggtgatcatatctcgttttcaactctgtcaaaaggtctagaggattctcaatagtcaaatactgatatttgagactctcaataagatgatggcgtataatcAATATCACACtgtatctatctttctcacttgcattattgccctcggtgataaattcaccgagtcccttggtttttaagatgatcttagcatcaagtgcccattgcaagtaattatctccagagagactTAGGGAAGCAAAATCCAaattgttgattttcgacatttgaaatcatatgtttcataatttagatttaaaagtgTTCAAGCGAATGCAATCAATATGCTCAAGCAATCCGAATTCTAGGTATGATGCAAATAGGTCATTCGTATATGATGCATACATGTTCAATCTTAGCATTCAGATTCTATATGCAATCACTTCATACTATTATGAATGCATGATgcaaacaagccgcacggctacAATCTTAGCAAACAGTTTCAATGCAATCAATACAATGATTATTCGTTTTCAATCTTAGCAAACGGTTTTCTAAGAGTTCaatgtgtaattgcaatcaaacTGTCGAGCAATGCAACAATTAGGGTTCATTCGAGAATGTATGAAAACTATCAATACTAGCCGGATCATTATCAAGACGAGAATGCATAAATCATTTAACCTAGCAAGCGATTTTTATTTCAATTCAAGCATTcggttttaatcaatcaaacaagatagtattcgattttaatttcaagacattagggtttcgatcaaacaatcaatacgacttcaatttgaaaatcattcaatcggttttatcaattcaaacaaccaaattcaagaatgagattatcaatcctagcaatcgatTTATATGTTATCAAATTCAAtacggttttaattaatcaaggctagcatactatatccaaacatacaatcattcaaacaatcaatttcgattcaaagcattagattagggtttcgattttaattcattcaatctatcaatttgatttcgaattagggtttataaaatcaaatgtattttagtattagggttttaaataaaatcgaTTTCATGCATTCATGCAATAAGCATGTATGCGGCTAGGATCATGGATATTAGGGTTTCtattttgatcttagatcattggggttttgagattcaaaaccattaaggtttcgattttaattgatcaaacaatcaatctcaattagggtttggggtatcgaccttatgattatgagcttcgatttactcattggggttttgatctattaccctatggttttgatttcaaTATTAGATCATACTATTAGGATTTGTAGTTTTTATGGTTTCGATTCttatcaaacaatcaaattcgattatgggttctctttaaggtttcgaattaccttaacctcaagtagggttgatcttagatcattggggttttgagattcaaaaccattaaggtttcgattttaattgatcaaacaatcaatctcaattagggtttggggtatcgaccttatgattatgagcttcgatttactcatttgggttttgatctattaccctatggttttgatttcaaTATTAGATCATACTATTAGGATTTGTAGTTTTTATGGTTTCGATTCttatcaaacaatcaaattcgATTATCGGTTCTCTTTAAGGTTTCAAATTACCTTAACCTCAAGTAGGGTTGAATGGACCGCCAAAGAGATGAACCGCGAGCTGGAACTGATCGGAACGCGAGCTGATGTTGTCGCGAGCTGTCTGATTGCTGAGatcgggaacgcgagctgtccAACGTGTTGATCGGGTCGCGAGCTGTCCGCGAGCTGTCTGAGATCGTCTTGTTTGCGAGCTGAGGTTGAACAAGCCGAgatcgtctgagctaggatcaggaacgccttgagCTAAAGCTGATCGGGAACAGATTGCAAACAAGGATCGGGATGTAAGGTTTCGCGATCGGGATTAGGATTGTTCGCCGGTAAGGATGTTCGCcgattagggttagggttttaggcagttttatttagcttagggatttagattctatcgtgctgataacgtgttgtgaaacaagAGAATATAATCTGTATgtttatgtattattcataaacatcaggagccctttatatatagggaattacaccgtcatagaataatggaaagactaaagaaatgaaatacaaatatggaaagagtacaaatcataatctaataaggaaaaTACAAGATGTCgattctctctgtctctctcctcaaggtcgtctctctctctagcattggaccggttatgaaccgggccggttatggacattcacaatatgatttataacataaagataaatttcaattttaccaCAATATAATTCCTAATAAACATTTAATTAATTCTCCAAGTTTCGAGACCAAGCTAATctttttaagtgaaaaaaaagagcaaaaagATTCcatcctctctcttttttataCTTATGAACATACTTATTTTAGAAAATGATAGAGACTTATGGAATAAATGTATTCCAGGTAAATATAAGATTGAGAACTGTATACTTAAAAGTAAGGAACTAGAATTAATAAAAGACCtacaaaatctgaaggattatATAGGTAAGTAGGTAacacaaatttatatttatattaattttaaatgtgtataaatattatataaagttatattatattttattgataatatctaaaatttgggttgaaattttttatatgagaaatatttttgtaaaattttcaaattataaaaagattcataaataaaataaaatataattttatgtttatatttataaaattttaaattaatagaaactctagtaaaactataaataataaattttatgcatagtttattttttccttaattAATAGCATTGTTAAAGtaaatttaaattgttaattatttatatggaTAAGATATCTAAGGAAGTAATAGTAACTCACCAACTACGCTCAAGACTTTTTCTCATTTATTGAATGAGTATAGTAGACTAGTAGTATTCTATAACAGATGGGTCTCATCTTAATGGTGATCAGTGGAAATGCAGCATATGGCATTACACCgggtgggctatacgataacaGATTAAATATAGCTTCAATAATGTAAGAAATGCAATTTTCTCCAAAATAAATCGAGAACGCCATTCTAAACATTTTGTCCGTAgaaaaatttttctttttttttctgaagaaacCGCATAAAATTTCACCTACATGTATTAAGAAAAACAACCTagtaatattttgatttatgagATATCATTAATAGCCTAGTGGTTTCAATGAGATTCCCACACACAACTGTTACAGGTCGCAAGTTCGATTCTTTGTCAGCAGGGTGATATTGAAACCTTTCCAAAAAAATCTCGTCGCAGATGGTTCACAAGTTTCTACGGCACTAATGAGATTTTCCTAGATATGAGACCTTTCAGGGTGGACCAGTCACTATAAAAAATTTACCCACAAAAGTTTTAATATCCTCTCTAAAAAAAAACGCTCTGACGGTCTCCACCGTCGGAggctttgttttttcttctgctTCTCTCCTTTGCTCTTCGGCGGACTCATCTCCTCTATATGATATGTTGGCAGCCCTGAAACGATGAAGCAAAGCATATTGGGGTTTAGATCTACTTCCGTAGGTTTGTCTCCGGCTGCTGCTCGGTGGAGATTTGGTGTCGTAACGAGTGTAGATGGTGTGAACTATCGGAAAGTCGGTGTTTTGGGTCTCTGGTGGAGTGGATCAGTGTTTTCAAGTTTCTCGATCTACTCATCCGTTAGCGGTGCAGGCGCGTCGCTGAGTGTGGGTGGCTTCTCTCTCCAGATCTGGTCTTGGAGAGGAGCAGTCTAGCGTGGAGGATGGTGTCTTTCTCTTGGCGTCGAGTGGTGGATGTTTCCTCTGTTTTCGATCAAGTTGGGCTTTGGGGTCTGTTCCAGAGGCGCGTGCGTCGCGGTGAAAGCTGCTGTGTAGTAGTTGTAGCTCCGACGTTCATCGTGTGCTGCTTTTGGTCTTAGTTTAAAACGAACAGTCTATGACCTTGTTTCTGTTCTGCACCAGCAGCGGCCATGCCTTCTACCTCACCGTTCACGCCGCTTTGGATGTTTTTGCTTAGTCTGTGTTGATAGCTTTTCTTCCTCTCCGTTTCTTTGGAATCCTATGTGGTTCTCCTTCACTGCTGTGATTCCAGGGGAGCAAGTAGGAGCTAGCTTACGGTTCTCGTGGTTAGCATGAGGCGATGATCTAGGCTCTCCTTTGGGTCATTGGAGTGCTGGTTCTTCGAAGAAGACTCAGGTTTAGATTGGTTATCCCAGTACCTTTGGCGGGTCACTTGGTCCTCACTGGTGGACTAATTTATAGTCTTGCTTGCAGGTTGGAGGAGCTTCGTCTTTATGTGGCCTCACCGCAACCCATGTGGGTCGCATTACTTCTGAAGTCGATCCGAATAAATGTGACTCCGGCGATCTTGTTATGACAAGCTTGACAGCGCGCATAGCTCTCTGGTGCGATATGTGGTTTGTAGCTTCTGGTTCCAAATCTCCTACTTCTGGTGGTGGTTTGGATGCTCGGGTTTTCAGTTGAATGGTGATTAGCAAAGCTGTGTGGTGTCGGTATCAATCATTTGGAACAGCGCTTTGGGGAATCCACAAATTACTGAGCGTGATCTCATCTTATATCAAAGATACTCTTCACACTTGGCAATGTTCTTCTCTCATTCCAGCTTTTGCTTCTTGTCTATCCTATTAGCTAGTATTTCTAATTGTCCATTGTCTCCTAGATCTTCATGTTGCTTTCCTTCTCCCTCTTCTACAttgtttagttttcttttttgtttttctgcTTCTAGTTATCTGTGTATCTTctgtcaaaattaaaaaaattggtataaaatttaacatttataccaaatttttttttgattttttttatagagcTAAAGAGTTATGGTTTGATCACAACCTTATACTTCTACTATTTACGGGTAAGATACATATAAtaatcctaaaccaaagtacATCAAATAACAGAAAAAATGTTGCATGTTTGGAtgataaaatcaattttatatg
This region of Brassica napus cultivar Da-Ae chromosome C5, Da-Ae, whole genome shotgun sequence genomic DNA includes:
- the LOC106454008 gene encoding uncharacterized protein LOC106454008, giving the protein MARPRRIPVRTEAEITRDAIAELQAQMQPITAAIHNLNVQHPPPPARNNEEQDDNDDEEDDENVNLFAAAAAAHDANPFAPLCNNRVVAPANVQAEDVPWERGFKTEIPEFHGNASAEELLDWLVTVEEILEFKQVPMERCVPVLSMRFRGRAAPWWSQLKATRARLGKPKILSWDKLKSKLKKTFLPYNYDQLMFQRLHTIRQGTRSDSERQLVAQFTAGLRQQIQHTLNLFNPLTLSEAHQQALTIEARTKSSFSSWTNALSSRPNQTQPTAEDTVPVQKDAAIVPVIDNRQARPSSLRCFSCGEIGHRQANCPTRNRRGLLLDTAGNDVEVIYDEEPVETPDEMEMLTADTRTALMLRRVCLAPRVPDENPQRKNLFHSKCTIGGKVCKFIIDSGSSENVIAEEAVTKLQLPTEDHPYPYKLAWLDQKTDLLITRRALITFSVGDAYKDQIHCDVAPMDACHLLLGRPWIYDRRILHDGYKNTYSFRFQNRNFTLQPSVPEKHQPPTSPVLFLQRKQFEETFREEGIVFAIINSQTPATSPAIPPEFSNILQEFRDVFPDDLPPGLPPLRDIQHRIDLVPDAILPNRAHYRMSPSEHEELRRQVEDLVAKGYLRESLSPCAVPALLIPKKDGSWRMCVDSRAINKITVRYRFPIPRLDDLLDQIGAATVFSKLDLRSGYHQIRIRPGDEWKTAFKTREGLFEWLVMPFGLSNAPSTFMRVMNQSLRPFIGKFVVVYFDDILIFSMTLSEHIDHLKEVLHVLRRDQLFATLKKCEFGSPQVNFLGYIVSAQGLAVDPGKVEAIKS